A genome region from Pseudomonas pergaminensis includes the following:
- the ybaK gene encoding Cys-tRNA(Pro) deacylase, giving the protein MTPALDLLKKVRAEHRIHSYEHDPKAASYGLEAAEKLGLDPARVFKTLLASSEKGELLVAVVPVVGSLDLKALAQAAGVKKVEMADPAAAQRSTGYLLGGISPLGQKKRLRTFIDVTAQPFATIFVSAGRRGLEVELPAVVLAEHTQAKFAPIGRA; this is encoded by the coding sequence GCCCGCATTGGACCTGTTGAAAAAAGTTCGCGCCGAACATCGAATCCACAGTTACGAACATGACCCCAAGGCGGCGTCATATGGGCTGGAAGCCGCGGAGAAATTGGGCCTCGACCCGGCGCGGGTGTTCAAGACCTTACTGGCCAGCAGTGAGAAGGGTGAATTATTGGTGGCAGTGGTGCCGGTCGTCGGAAGTCTGGACCTGAAAGCCCTGGCGCAGGCGGCAGGCGTCAAGAAAGTCGAAATGGCCGACCCGGCAGCCGCGCAACGTTCCACCGGTTACCTGTTGGGCGGCATCAGTCCGTTGGGGCAGAAGAAGCGGTTGCGCACGTTTATCGATGTGACGGCGCAGCCATTTGCGACGATTTTTGTGAGTGCGGGGAGAAGGGGCTTGGAGGTTGAGTTGCCAGCCGTGGTGCTGGCTGAGCATACCCAGGCCAAGTTCGCGCCGATTGGTCGCGCCTGA
- the argF gene encoding ornithine carbamoyltransferase: MSARHFLSLMDCTPEELVSVIRRGIELKDLRNRGVLFEPLKNRVLGMIFEKSSTRTRVSFEAGMIQLGGQAIFLSSRDTQLGRGEPIADSAIVLSSMLDAVMIRTFAHSTVTEFSANSRVPVINGLSDDLHPCQLLADMQTFLEHRGSIQGKTVAWIGDGNNMCNSYIEAAIQFDFHLRVACPEGYEPDARFLAQAGDRVTLVRDPRDAVIGAHLVSTDVWTSMGQEDETTQRLALFAPYQVNRALLDLAAPDVLFMHCLPAHRGEEISLDLLDDPRSVAWDQAENRLHAQKALLEFLVPPSYHHA, encoded by the coding sequence ATGAGCGCAAGGCACTTTCTCTCCCTGATGGATTGCACGCCCGAAGAGCTGGTCAGCGTGATCCGTCGAGGCATTGAGCTTAAAGACCTGCGTAACCGCGGCGTACTGTTCGAGCCTTTGAAAAACCGCGTGCTCGGGATGATTTTCGAGAAGTCGTCGACCCGCACCCGCGTGTCCTTCGAAGCCGGCATGATCCAACTGGGTGGCCAGGCCATCTTCTTGTCCTCGCGCGACACCCAATTGGGCCGTGGCGAGCCAATCGCCGACAGCGCCATCGTCCTCTCGAGCATGCTTGATGCGGTGATGATCCGTACCTTTGCCCACAGCACCGTGACCGAATTTTCCGCCAACTCCCGCGTGCCGGTGATCAACGGCCTGTCCGATGACCTGCACCCGTGCCAGTTGCTGGCCGACATGCAAACGTTCCTCGAACACCGTGGCTCGATCCAGGGCAAGACCGTGGCCTGGATCGGCGACGGCAACAACATGTGCAACAGCTATATAGAAGCCGCCATCCAGTTCGACTTCCACCTACGCGTTGCCTGCCCGGAAGGCTACGAGCCGGACGCGCGCTTCCTGGCACAGGCCGGTGACCGTGTGACCCTCGTGCGCGACCCACGCGACGCCGTGATTGGCGCGCACCTGGTGAGCACCGACGTCTGGACCTCCATGGGCCAGGAAGACGAGACCACCCAGCGCCTGGCCCTGTTCGCGCCGTACCAAGTGAACCGCGCGCTGCTCGACCTGGCCGCGCCGGATGTGCTGTTCATGCACTGCCTGCCAGCCCACCGTGGTGAAGAGATCAGCCTCGACTTGCTCGACGACCCACGCTCGGTCGCCTGGGACCAGGCTGAAAACCGCCTGCACGCGCAAAAGGCGCTGCTCGAATTCCTCGTTCCGCCGTCGTACCACCACGCATGA
- a CDS encoding ABC transporter ATP-binding protein, with the protein MSHSLLLNLRNLACGYQDQRVVQNLNLHLNAGDIGCLLGSSGCGKTTTLRAIAGFEPVHEGEISLAGEVISSAGFTLAPEKRRIGMVFQDYALFPHLSVADNIAFGIRKHPQKDRVVAELLELVNLKNLGKRFPHELSGGQQQRVALARALAPEPALLLLDEPFSNLDGELRRKLSHEVRDILKARGTSAILVTHDQEEAFAVSDQVGVFKEGRLEQWDTPYNLYHEPQTPYVASFIGQGYFIRGQLSSPESVSTELGELRGNRAYTWPTGGAVDVLLRPDDIVYAPDSGLKARIVGKTFLGASTLYRLQLPTGAQLESIFPSHADHQVGADVGIRVAAEHLVLFQASGSTAAQIPQVESGVRRYSPAN; encoded by the coding sequence ATGAGCCATTCATTACTGCTGAACCTGCGCAATCTGGCATGCGGCTATCAAGATCAACGGGTGGTGCAGAACCTCAATCTGCACCTCAACGCCGGCGACATCGGTTGCCTGCTGGGTTCTTCGGGCTGCGGCAAAACCACCACGCTGCGGGCGATTGCCGGGTTTGAGCCGGTGCACGAAGGTGAAATCAGCCTGGCGGGTGAAGTGATCTCCAGTGCCGGTTTCACACTGGCACCAGAGAAACGTCGTATCGGGATGGTGTTCCAGGACTACGCACTGTTTCCTCACTTGAGCGTGGCCGACAACATTGCCTTCGGTATTCGCAAGCATCCGCAGAAAGACCGCGTGGTGGCTGAGTTGCTGGAGCTGGTCAACCTGAAGAACCTGGGCAAGCGCTTTCCCCACGAGCTTTCCGGCGGCCAACAACAACGCGTCGCCCTCGCCCGCGCGTTGGCGCCGGAGCCGGCCCTGTTGTTGCTGGATGAACCCTTTTCCAACCTCGATGGCGAGTTGCGGCGCAAGCTCAGCCACGAGGTGCGCGACATTCTCAAGGCACGCGGCACCAGCGCGATCCTGGTGACCCACGACCAGGAAGAAGCCTTTGCCGTCAGCGATCAGGTCGGCGTGTTCAAAGAGGGCCGGCTTGAACAGTGGGACACGCCCTACAACCTCTATCACGAACCGCAGACGCCCTACGTCGCCAGCTTTATCGGCCAGGGTTACTTCATCCGTGGCCAATTGAGTTCGCCGGAATCGGTCAGCACCGAGCTGGGTGAGTTGCGCGGCAACCGCGCCTACACCTGGCCCACCGGCGGCGCGGTGGACGTGCTACTGCGCCCGGACGACATCGTCTACGCCCCGGACAGCGGTTTGAAAGCGCGGATCGTCGGCAAGACCTTCCTCGGCGCGTCGACCTTGTATCGCCTGCAACTGCCGACCGGCGCGCAGCTGGAGTCGATTTTCCCGAGCCATGCCGACCATCAGGTCGGTGCGGATGTGGGGATCCGTGTAGCCGCCGAACACCTGGTGCTGTTCCAGGCCTCAGGCAGCACCGCCGCGCAGATTCCTCAAGTCGAATCCGGCGTGCGCCGCTACAGCCCCGCCAACTGA